The DNA segment ATACGCCAAGGAAGTTACCGGCAGCACTAAATCCAAATAAATTAAAACTAAAATAAAAGTTTTGATTGAAAACCATCCACAATGAATCATTAACAGGAAGGTAGGTTTGCCGGATGCGCACTGTGTCCAGCAATCGAATTCCATTTTTGCCGGTAATGGTCAGATCCGTGCTATAAATTCGCCAGTCGTCTTCCACTATATGAATATATCCATGAAAAACCGGATCATTCGGGCGCTTTGGGATCACCTCAATTTTATTGATCAGCAGATCATTCTCGATATAAGCTTCCTCCAGCCGGTAGTCATAAAAAAAGAGCGCAGTAGCCGCAACGGGTGAAATGATCCCCCGCTGGGTTAGCTGCCTTATCTCCACATTATTTTCATAAAAGTTAAAGGGGTCTTCAAAAATAAAATTCAGGCTCAGCCCACCCGATTCTCCGCTTACCCTAGAGGAATGTACAATTTTACGGCAGGCTTGCCCCTGTTTGCAAATTCCGGTGGAAACGCTTTCAGAAAAGTACAGGATTCCCTGGTAGAACATATTCCGTTCGTTGAACATGGTATCCAGTTCTGCTGAATCCACTCCCGGAACACCCCGCATTTTAATGATTGCCTTGCTGTATATTTCGTTGTTATAAGAGGGTATGGCTTTCAGATGCTCTTTGCGGCTTGCAATAGCCGCCCTGATTACCCGGTAAGCCGGATCTTCTCCGTCTGATATCACGACCTCCTGCAATCCAAGAAAGCGCTCCTCAAGTATTACATCCTGCCGCTTCTTTTCTTCAGAACTGAGCCGGATATCAAGTGTTTTTACTTTATATCCCAAATACTGAAATATGACCTGGTGCGTTCCTGCCGGCAATTCCAGGTGGTAGTAGCCTTCAACATTGGTGCTTGTGCCGGTGGTGGTGCCTTTCACATAAATATTGGCAAACGCAAGCGGTTCCCCCAGCGTGTCAGTAACGCGTCCAAAAATTTCAGCCGCATGGAGGGAAGCGCCCAGGGAAATGAAAATGAGGAATATAATGAAGATTTTCAACGGGTTGGGTATTTGAATTTATTGAAGAACAAAGCTGGCTTATTTGAATGCGGCATCAAATAGCGCATTTTTTCTGAAAAATCCAATGGATTCACCCTTCCTGTCTGCATGGGTTACTTTTGCAGCAGCCAACCAGCACACGCGAAATGGGAAAATTAATAGCTGTGCCCACGCCTATCGGGAATTTAGAAGACATGACGTACCGGTCAGTGAGGGTATTGAAGGAGGTGAATCTCATTTTGGCTGAAGATACAAGAACCACAAAAAAGCTCCTCAACCATTATGGCATCCTCACTCCTTTGCGGGCTCATCACCAGCACAATGAACACAAGATAGCCGAGAAAATTGCTGAGGAATTGCAGGCTGACGTAACGTATGCCGTGGTAACGGATGCCGGAACGCCTGCCATATCTGACCCGGGTTTTCTGTTGATCCGGGAATGCCTGCGGCAGGGCGTTACGGTGGAGTGCCTTCCTGGGGCCACCGCATTTGTTCCGGCACTTGTAAATAGCGGATTGCCCGCCCACAGCTTCACTTTCGAGGGGTTTCTGCCTCACAAAAAAGGCCGCATGAAACGGCTTACGCTATTGGCAGAAGAACAGCGCACTATGATCTTCTATGAATCGCCTTACCGCTTGCTGAAATCCCTGACGGAAATGGCTGAGGTCCTTGGTGCAGAAAGAAGGGCATCGGTTTCGCGGGAGCTGACAAAAATATTCGAAGAAACAATACATGGAACTTTGGCTGAACTTGCCGCTCATTTTGAAGAAAAACCCATTAAAGGAGAACTCGTAATTGTTATCGCAGGAAAAAATTAATCATCTGGTATTGCTCATCCTGGTGGTGGTGAGCGGGGTATTAGGCTATTTTGCCTGGTCGCCCTATTCCGCAGCTTTTCTCATTTTCGTTGCTTTTGTCCCCACTTTGCTGATGGAACATCTGGTGTTTCAGGCAGCGCACAGAAATTCGAATTGGGTAGTTTTCTTTTACGCTTTCCTGAATTTTTTGGTGTGGAATGGCCTTACTACTTATTGGGTTTACCTGGCGTCCCTGCCGGGAGCCATCATGGCGGTGTTTTGCAACAGCATACTACAGGCTGTCCCGGTGCTGATCTATCACGTTTCGAAAAAACATATCGGGCAGCGCTTGTCGCTTCTCACCCTCATTTGCCTTTGGATTTCCTTAGAATATCTGCACCTGAACTGGGACCTTGCCTGGCCGTGGCTGAACCTGGGAAATGTATTTGCCATGCACCCTAACTGGGTGCAGTGGTATGAATTTACCGGAGCCCTCGGTGGCAGTTTATGGGTGCTGCTGGTCAACATCCTGATCTTTGAAGTTATTCTGCGATACTCAATGGGACGCGAAAAGCATAAACCAATGTTTCGCATCTGGCCGGAACTATTGCTCATTCTGCTGCTCATTACCGCTCCGTTTATCCTTTCATGGTTTCTTTACCGTCAAACCTTCCCGGCTGTTCGCACTGCAGAAGTGGTGGTAGTGCAACCCAACGTTGATCCTTACAATGACAAGTTTGACCGAAGCACAATGAACACGCAACTGAATAACCTGCTAAGGATCAGCGATTCGTTGCTTACAAAAGATACAGAACTCCTGATTTGGCCTGAGACAGCATTACCGTGGAACTCTGAGATTACCACGGTGAATGAAACCGAGCCAATGCAGCAGATTATCGCTTTCCTGAAGAAACATCCGCAAATGAAGCTGATCACCGGATTTTCTCCTTATCTGATCTATCCGGAAGGCAAAGGAAAGACACCCACCGCCCGGCAAGTCCAGAATTCAGCGAACTACTATGACGTATTCAATTCTGCCCTGTTAATAGATGGCACCGGACAATATCAGTATTATCATAAAAATAAACTGGTGCCCGGAGTTGAGATCATGCCATATCCGGCCGTCTTTAGTTTCCTGGAGGATTTTGCCATTGACCTGGGCGGTACTTCCGGCAGTCTGGGCCGCTCAGACAAGGCCATTGTTTTCCCTGTGGATTCTTCGATTCGGGCAGCCCCGATTATATGCTACGAATCTATTTTTGGCGACTATACCGGTGATTTTATCGCAGATGGCGCTAACATCATTGCGCTCATTACCAATGATGGCTGGTGGGGCAACAGCGATGGATACAAGCAACATCTGCACTATGCATCACTGCGGGCCGTAGAAACGCGAAAGGCCATAGCCAGAAGTGCCAATACCGGCATTTCAGCCTTTTTCGATACGCGCGGGAATATCATGGAGCAAACCGGTTTCTGGGTTCCCGGAGGATTACGGGCCAATCTGCCGATCAATAACCATATTACCTTCTACGTGAAGTATGGTGATTATATCGGTCGAATTGCTTCCTATCTTTCTGTATTTCTGCTGCTTATTGTTATCATGAGAAAAATAACAAGGAAAAGGGCACGATATATTCGCTAATGCCAGCCTGGAACTATTCAGGGATTTGCAAAGTTTGACTCTATGATCAACTTCTGATGGCTTTATTCGTTAGCTTTGGTCAATGATTTTTATACCGGATGCTGGTCTTTTTTTTGCAAAACCCGGTACGTTAATTCAAACTCAATAAAAATATAAAATGAAAAATTTACTTGGACTCCTCCTTTTAATGACAATGTCCTTCAGCGTATACGGGCAAAAGGCCGTGGCAGAATACACTGAGGATTCCCACGATTTCGGAACCATAACTGAAGGCACACAGGCTAAGCACGTTTTTACAGT comes from the Bacteroidia bacterium genome and includes:
- the rsmI gene encoding 16S rRNA (cytidine(1402)-2'-O)-methyltransferase yields the protein MGKLIAVPTPIGNLEDMTYRSVRVLKEVNLILAEDTRTTKKLLNHYGILTPLRAHHQHNEHKIAEKIAEELQADVTYAVVTDAGTPAISDPGFLLIRECLRQGVTVECLPGATAFVPALVNSGLPAHSFTFEGFLPHKKGRMKRLTLLAEEQRTMIFYESPYRLLKSLTEMAEVLGAERRASVSRELTKIFEETIHGTLAELAAHFEEKPIKGELVIVIAGKN
- the lnt gene encoding apolipoprotein N-acyltransferase, yielding MLSQEKINHLVLLILVVVSGVLGYFAWSPYSAAFLIFVAFVPTLLMEHLVFQAAHRNSNWVVFFYAFLNFLVWNGLTTYWVYLASLPGAIMAVFCNSILQAVPVLIYHVSKKHIGQRLSLLTLICLWISLEYLHLNWDLAWPWLNLGNVFAMHPNWVQWYEFTGALGGSLWVLLVNILIFEVILRYSMGREKHKPMFRIWPELLLILLLITAPFILSWFLYRQTFPAVRTAEVVVVQPNVDPYNDKFDRSTMNTQLNNLLRISDSLLTKDTELLIWPETALPWNSEITTVNETEPMQQIIAFLKKHPQMKLITGFSPYLIYPEGKGKTPTARQVQNSANYYDVFNSALLIDGTGQYQYYHKNKLVPGVEIMPYPAVFSFLEDFAIDLGGTSGSLGRSDKAIVFPVDSSIRAAPIICYESIFGDYTGDFIADGANIIALITNDGWWGNSDGYKQHLHYASLRAVETRKAIARSANTGISAFFDTRGNIMEQTGFWVPGGLRANLPINNHITFYVKYGDYIGRIASYLSVFLLLIVIMRKITRKRARYIR